Proteins encoded together in one Pseudomonas arsenicoxydans window:
- the arsH gene encoding arsenical resistance protein ArsH, with protein sequence MTKEMIPNLDAELVDLPTLDKLGSTLSATHKPRILLLYGSTRERSFSRLLTEEAARLLQHLGAETRIFNPSELPLPDDVPDSHPKVQELRELVLWSEGQVWCSPERHGSMSAVFKAQIDWIPLTMGAVRPTQGKTLAVMQVCGGSQSFNVVNQLRVLGRWMRMFTIPNQSSVPKAYLEFDEAGRMKPSAFYDRVVDVMEELVKFTLLLRERQDYLVDRYSERKESAEELMKRVNQRSI encoded by the coding sequence ATGACTAAAGAAATGATCCCCAACCTCGATGCCGAACTGGTCGATCTGCCGACCCTTGATAAGCTCGGCAGTACCCTGTCGGCCACGCACAAGCCGCGCATCCTGCTGCTCTACGGCTCGACCCGCGAGCGTTCGTTCAGCCGCCTGCTGACCGAGGAAGCTGCGCGTTTGTTGCAGCACTTGGGCGCAGAAACACGCATCTTCAACCCATCTGAGCTGCCGTTGCCGGATGACGTGCCGGACAGCCATCCCAAAGTGCAAGAGCTCCGTGAACTGGTGCTCTGGTCAGAAGGTCAGGTCTGGTGCTCCCCCGAGCGCCACGGCTCAATGAGCGCGGTGTTCAAGGCGCAGATCGACTGGATTCCGTTGACCATGGGCGCTGTGCGCCCAACCCAGGGTAAGACGCTGGCGGTGATGCAGGTCTGTGGTGGCTCGCAATCCTTCAACGTGGTTAACCAGCTGCGTGTGCTGGGTCGTTGGATGCGTATGTTCACCATTCCCAACCAGTCTTCGGTGCCGAAGGCCTACCTGGAGTTCGATGAAGCCGGGCGGATGAAACCCTCCGCATTCTACGACCGTGTCGTGGACGTAATGGAAGAGCTGGTGAAGTTCACATTGCTGCTGCGTGAACGGCAGGACTATCTGGTGGATCGTTATTCCGAGCGAAAAGAGTCGGCGGAAGAACTCATGAAACGTGTCAATCAGCGCTCCATCTGA
- a CDS encoding cyclin-dependent kinase inhibitor 3 family protein has translation MQQHPYSVLPLAQFNGQLIFTPCPGTKGTRPFEALQTLKDAGAAALLTLMPAEELLQNEIDMLPQECQMLGIEWFHLPVDDDQAPGEAFKNAWEQHHPRLKQLLNEGKTIAIHCKGGSGRTGLVAAQLLIESGVPFSDAIRDVQSLRPRAIQHPAHIEYIGQFDNQSNAH, from the coding sequence GTGCAACAACACCCTTATTCCGTACTGCCCCTGGCACAGTTCAATGGCCAATTGATCTTCACCCCGTGCCCAGGCACGAAGGGCACACGACCTTTCGAGGCGTTGCAAACCCTCAAGGATGCAGGAGCAGCGGCGTTGCTGACGCTGATGCCGGCAGAGGAGTTGCTTCAGAACGAAATCGACATGCTGCCGCAAGAGTGCCAAATGCTCGGCATCGAATGGTTTCACCTGCCAGTGGACGATGATCAAGCGCCTGGCGAAGCATTCAAAAACGCATGGGAACAGCACCATCCACGACTTAAGCAACTGCTGAACGAAGGGAAAACCATCGCCATTCATTGCAAGGGCGGTTCGGGCCGCACCGGCTTGGTCGCCGCTCAACTGTTGATCGAAAGCGGTGTTCCATTCAGCGATGCCATCCGCGATGTTCAGTCGTTGCGTCCACGCGCCATTCAGCATCCTGCCCATATCGAATACATCGGCCAGTTCGACAATCAGTCGAACGCCCACTGA
- a CDS encoding ArsJ-associated glyceraldehyde-3-phosphate dehydrogenase has protein sequence MTIKVGINGFGRIGRLALRAAWSWPEFEFVQINDPAGDAATHAHLINFDSVHGRWNNEASAEGDHVVIGGKRIKVTANKTIAETDWSGCDLVIEASGKMKTVAVLQAYLDQGVKRVVVCAPVKEQGALNVVMGVNQHLFDPAQHRIVTAASCTTNCLAPVVKVIHENLGIRHGSITTIHDLTNTQSILDQPHKDLRRARASGMSLIPTSTGSATAIAEIFPELRGRLNGHAVRVPLANASLTDCVFEVERATSVDEVNALLKAAAEGPLKNILGYEVRPLVSIDYRTDPRSSIIDALSTMVINGTQVKIYAWYDNEWGYANRAVELAKLVGLAD, from the coding sequence ATGACTATCAAAGTTGGCATCAATGGTTTCGGTCGGATCGGTCGCCTCGCGCTGCGAGCAGCCTGGAGCTGGCCAGAGTTCGAATTCGTGCAGATCAACGATCCTGCAGGCGATGCAGCAACCCATGCGCATCTGATCAACTTCGACTCCGTGCATGGTCGTTGGAACAACGAAGCAAGCGCCGAAGGCGATCATGTAGTGATTGGCGGTAAGCGCATCAAGGTCACCGCAAACAAAACGATTGCCGAAACCGACTGGTCGGGTTGCGATCTGGTGATCGAAGCCAGCGGCAAGATGAAGACTGTGGCGGTGTTGCAGGCCTACCTGGATCAGGGCGTTAAGCGTGTGGTGGTCTGTGCACCGGTCAAGGAGCAAGGCGCCTTGAACGTGGTGATGGGTGTTAACCAGCACCTGTTCGACCCGGCGCAGCACCGTATTGTCACGGCGGCCTCCTGCACCACCAACTGTCTGGCACCAGTGGTCAAAGTGATCCACGAGAACCTGGGCATTCGTCACGGCTCGATCACCACCATCCATGACCTGACCAACACCCAGAGCATCCTCGATCAGCCGCACAAGGATCTGCGCCGCGCCCGCGCTTCAGGCATGAGTCTCATCCCGACCAGTACCGGTTCGGCCACCGCCATTGCGGAAATTTTCCCCGAACTGCGTGGCCGTCTGAATGGTCACGCGGTGCGCGTACCGCTGGCCAACGCCTCGCTCACAGACTGTGTGTTCGAAGTGGAGCGCGCCACCTCGGTGGATGAAGTTAATGCGTTGCTCAAAGCAGCAGCAGAAGGCCCGCTGAAAAATATCCTCGGCTATGAAGTACGCCCACTGGTGTCCATCGACTACCGCACTGACCCGCGCTCATCGATCATCGATGCGCTGTCGACGATGGTGATCAATGGCACTCAAGTGAAGATCTACGCTTGGTACGACAACGAATGGGGTTACGCGAACCGCGCTGTTGAGTTGGCCAAACTCGTCGGTTTGGCCGATTAA
- the arsJ gene encoding organoarsenical effux MFS transporter ArsJ — translation MNALSALSPQVRQYLLVTGNYWAFTLTDGALRMLVVLHFHALGYSPLQIAFLFLFYEIFGVITNLVGGYLGARLGLNRTMNIGLGLQVAALLMLTVPAAWLTIPWVMGAQALSGIAKDLNKMSAKSSIKLLVPDNQQGTLYKWVAILTGSKNALKGVGFFLGGALLALMGFKSAVLAMATALALIWIASLFLLKKDLGKAKAKPKFREILSKSRAINILSAARMFLFGARDVWFVVALPVYLSTVFGWDFWLVGGFLAAWVIGYGIVQSLAPNITGKKHGHVPDGRAAFVWAALLAGLPAAIALGLSAGWSPHVVLLGGLMVFGALFAVNSSLHSYLIVSYAKEDGVSLDVGFYYMSNALGRLLGTVLSGWIYQGYGLEACLWVSSAFVLLAALISIALPRHVEVI, via the coding sequence ATGAACGCGTTGTCAGCCCTTTCCCCGCAAGTGCGCCAGTACCTGTTGGTGACCGGCAATTACTGGGCCTTTACCCTCACCGACGGTGCGCTACGCATGTTGGTGGTGTTGCACTTCCATGCGTTGGGCTACAGCCCGTTGCAGATTGCGTTCCTGTTTCTGTTCTACGAAATCTTCGGTGTCATTACCAATCTAGTCGGCGGTTACCTGGGTGCCCGTCTAGGCCTGAATCGCACCATGAACATTGGTTTGGGTTTACAGGTGGCAGCCTTGTTGATGCTGACTGTGCCCGCCGCCTGGCTGACCATCCCTTGGGTGATGGGAGCCCAGGCGCTGTCGGGTATTGCCAAAGACCTCAACAAGATGAGCGCGAAGAGCTCTATCAAGCTGCTGGTGCCCGACAACCAGCAAGGCACCCTTTACAAATGGGTGGCAATTCTCACCGGTTCGAAGAACGCGCTCAAAGGCGTGGGCTTCTTCCTCGGTGGTGCTTTGCTCGCGCTGATGGGCTTCAAGAGTGCGGTGCTGGCGATGGCCACGGCTCTGGCACTGATATGGATAGCCAGCCTGTTCCTGTTGAAGAAGGATCTGGGTAAAGCCAAGGCCAAACCGAAATTTCGCGAGATCCTTTCCAAGAGCCGGGCGATCAATATCCTCTCGGCGGCGCGAATGTTCCTCTTTGGTGCCCGCGATGTTTGGTTCGTGGTGGCGTTGCCAGTCTATCTGAGCACGGTGTTCGGCTGGGACTTCTGGTTGGTTGGCGGCTTCTTGGCGGCCTGGGTCATCGGCTACGGCATCGTCCAGTCGTTGGCCCCGAACATCACTGGAAAGAAGCATGGCCATGTCCCGGATGGGCGGGCTGCCTTCGTTTGGGCAGCATTGCTGGCGGGTCTGCCTGCCGCAATAGCCCTCGGTCTCTCGGCGGGTTGGTCGCCTCACGTTGTGTTGCTGGGTGGATTGATGGTATTCGGCGCACTATTCGCGGTGAACTCTTCTCTTCACAGCTATCTCATTGTCTCGTATGCCAAAGAGGACGGGGTGTCGCTGGACGTGGGCTTCTACTACATGTCCAACGCCCTGGGCCGACTGCTCGGCACCGTGCTGTCCGGCTGGATTTATCAGGGTTACGGACTGGAGGCCTGCTTGTGGGTTTCTTCGGCCTTCGTGTTGCTGGCTGCCCTGATTTCTATCGCCTTACCCAGGCATGTTGAGGTGATATGA
- a CDS encoding cation diffusion facilitator family transporter: MTHSHDGHADVPKRYDKAFCLGIALNSGFVLIEAFYGWKIDSLALLADAGHNLSDVGGLILAWAALAATRLQPNDRHTFGWRRGSILASFINAFVLLIAMGSLGWEAFQRLQAPVAIAGVTVMFVAGIGILVNTITAWLFISGSRNDLNLRGAFLHMSADALVSVGVLLAGAMYQWKGWYWIDPAISLVIAVIIVVTTWSLFRKSLHLLFDGVPDQVNLPSIRQYLLSQPGIIDIHDLHVWAMSTTEVALTAHLVMASLPESDQFLQDVAEELREHFEITHCTLQLERDLGCSSGCNGL, translated from the coding sequence ATGACTCATTCGCATGATGGTCATGCTGACGTACCCAAGAGATACGACAAGGCTTTCTGTCTTGGTATAGCGCTGAATTCCGGTTTTGTGTTAATCGAAGCCTTCTATGGCTGGAAAATTGACTCACTGGCTCTCTTGGCGGATGCGGGCCATAACCTTAGCGATGTGGGAGGATTGATTCTGGCTTGGGCGGCGTTGGCCGCTACACGCTTACAGCCAAATGATCGGCATACCTTTGGTTGGCGACGGGGCTCGATTCTCGCTAGCTTTATCAATGCGTTTGTTTTGCTGATTGCGATGGGATCGCTTGGATGGGAGGCGTTTCAACGTCTTCAGGCTCCGGTGGCGATAGCTGGCGTAACAGTGATGTTCGTTGCTGGTATCGGTATTTTGGTCAATACCATTACCGCTTGGCTGTTCATTTCTGGAAGCCGAAACGATCTAAATTTGCGCGGAGCTTTCCTTCATATGTCAGCCGATGCTCTGGTATCGGTAGGCGTATTGCTGGCAGGGGCGATGTATCAATGGAAAGGTTGGTACTGGATTGACCCGGCAATTAGTTTGGTGATTGCCGTTATTATCGTCGTTACTACTTGGTCATTGTTTCGTAAATCCCTACATTTGCTGTTTGACGGTGTTCCCGATCAGGTCAATTTACCTTCGATACGTCAATATCTCCTGAGTCAGCCAGGCATCATCGATATCCACGATTTGCATGTGTGGGCTATGAGCACGACGGAGGTTGCGCTGACTGCACATTTGGTTATGGCGTCATTGCCGGAAAGCGATCAGTTCTTGCAGGATGTAGCTGAAGAATTACGTGAGCACTTCGAGATCACTCATTGCACTCTGCAACTGGAACGCGATCTAGGCTGTTCGTCAGGTTGTAACGGGCTATAG
- a CDS encoding ATP-grasp domain-containing protein, with translation MPKLVMPLSNNDAAFLSTAAAAAALAGVPIETLNSQCFCISLDKDALRETLESTLGQPGLFELVQQRCPHLFAAHPVFIAPAHLDRMAQVVRAVESVVALPAYREEVLAHSPAIARHDPSGVKGVFFGYDFHVTENNFGLIEINTNAGGAMLNAVLSRAQHACCPAIEQLLPPSTKAEAFESRIIAMFRQEWSQYGLDKPLRSIAIVDEAPEQQYLYPEFLLFQQLFQRHGLEAVIIDPSELSLRDGLLWHNRLAIDMVYNRLTDFSLKAVGNATLRQAYLERATLLTPHPQAHALYADKRNLALLCDAQRLKAWGVPQATQDLLLTSIPYTEIVTAENAERLWQERRGLFFKPCAGFGSRAAYRGDKLTQRVWQEILAGEYVAQALILPGQRTLSAETTASVLKFDVRNYAYAGEVLSVAARLYQGQTTNFRTLGGGFAPVYPGPKTAG, from the coding sequence ATGCCTAAGTTGGTTATGCCCTTGTCCAACAATGACGCAGCGTTTCTTTCGACGGCAGCCGCTGCAGCGGCTCTGGCAGGAGTGCCTATCGAAACCCTCAACAGTCAGTGCTTTTGCATCAGCCTGGATAAAGACGCCCTGCGCGAGACCCTGGAGTCGACACTCGGTCAGCCTGGTCTGTTTGAGCTTGTGCAGCAACGCTGCCCTCACCTATTCGCAGCCCATCCGGTTTTTATCGCTCCTGCCCACTTGGATCGAATGGCGCAGGTCGTGCGCGCGGTCGAATCAGTCGTTGCACTCCCGGCTTACCGAGAGGAAGTGCTAGCTCACTCTCCTGCTATCGCACGACATGACCCAAGTGGAGTCAAGGGAGTCTTCTTTGGGTATGACTTTCATGTCACTGAGAACAATTTCGGCCTGATCGAGATCAACACCAATGCTGGTGGGGCAATGCTCAATGCCGTGTTGTCACGAGCGCAGCACGCCTGCTGCCCGGCGATAGAACAGCTGCTACCACCATCGACAAAGGCCGAAGCGTTTGAGAGCAGGATCATTGCAATGTTTCGTCAGGAGTGGTCACAGTACGGCCTGGATAAACCGTTGCGCAGTATTGCCATTGTCGATGAGGCCCCCGAACAGCAGTACCTGTACCCAGAGTTCCTATTGTTCCAACAGCTTTTCCAGCGTCATGGACTAGAAGCGGTGATAATCGATCCCTCTGAGCTCAGCCTGAGGGATGGTCTGCTTTGGCATAACCGGTTGGCTATTGACATGGTCTACAACCGTTTGACCGACTTTTCCCTTAAGGCCGTTGGCAACGCCACGCTACGCCAGGCCTACCTTGAACGTGCAACGCTACTCACACCACACCCGCAAGCCCACGCGTTGTACGCAGACAAGCGCAATCTGGCCTTACTCTGCGATGCCCAGCGATTGAAAGCATGGGGGGTGCCACAAGCTACCCAGGATCTATTACTGACCAGCATTCCATATACCGAAATAGTGACGGCAGAAAATGCCGAACGCCTGTGGCAGGAGCGCCGGGGGCTGTTCTTCAAACCTTGCGCCGGATTTGGCAGCCGGGCTGCCTACCGTGGTGACAAGCTCACCCAACGGGTCTGGCAGGAGATTCTTGCCGGTGAGTATGTGGCCCAAGCCTTGATCCTGCCTGGCCAAAGAACCCTATCAGCCGAAACTACAGCCTCAGTGCTGAAATTCGACGTTCGTAACTACGCCTATGCTGGCGAGGTTCTGTCGGTGGCCGCACGGTTATACCAAGGCCAGACGACCAATTTCCGTACATTGGGTGGCGGTTTCGCACCCGTGTATCCAGGCCCAAAAACGGCAGGTTGA
- a CDS encoding thioredoxin family protein, with protein sequence MKDIKVLGSGCAKCKSTVAIIEQVASAKGVPVKLEKIEDMQQIVSYGVMSTPSVVIDGKVVHSGGIPTRDKVEQWLSA encoded by the coding sequence ATGAAAGACATCAAGGTTCTGGGCTCCGGTTGTGCAAAATGTAAATCGACAGTAGCCATCATCGAACAGGTGGCGAGTGCGAAAGGCGTCCCCGTAAAACTGGAAAAAATCGAAGACATGCAACAGATCGTCAGCTACGGGGTAATGTCCACGCCCAGTGTCGTGATTGATGGAAAGGTTGTTCACTCAGGGGGCATCCCGACCCGTGACAAGGTCGAACAGTGGCTCAGTGCTTGA
- a CDS encoding permease codes for MNEMIMRWPERNPRLFLAVAALVWFGLYEALIPISEAIVATIPVNRDSHLGGALQFFFYDTPKVLMLLTGIVFLMGMLNSHFTPERTRALLAGRSEGMANVMAASLGVFTPFCSCSAVPLFIGFVQAGVPLGVTFSFLISAPMVNEVALTLLLGLFGWKVALLYLSLGLFIAIVAGWVIGRLKMEAYLEDWVRNMPKIQATAGDTSMPLYERINAGFSSVREIVGKVWPYILAGIAIGAGIHGYVPEDFMASFMGKEAWWSVPLAVLIGIPMYTNAAGIIPIVQALLAKGAALGTVLAFMMSVIALSLPEMVILRKVLKVRLIATFIGVVAVGILIVGYVFNFTL; via the coding sequence ATGAACGAAATGATTATGCGTTGGCCTGAGCGCAATCCCCGCCTCTTCTTAGCAGTAGCCGCACTGGTTTGGTTTGGTTTGTATGAGGCCCTGATTCCCATTTCGGAGGCTATCGTCGCAACGATTCCGGTTAATCGGGATAGCCATCTTGGAGGCGCCTTACAGTTTTTTTTCTATGACACACCCAAAGTGCTGATGCTTTTGACCGGCATCGTGTTCTTGATGGGCATGCTCAACTCCCACTTCACGCCTGAGCGCACCCGCGCACTGTTGGCGGGGCGAAGCGAGGGGATGGCCAATGTCATGGCGGCGTCACTCGGTGTGTTTACTCCATTTTGCTCCTGCTCAGCCGTTCCTCTATTCATAGGCTTTGTTCAAGCGGGAGTGCCACTAGGGGTGACGTTCTCTTTCCTCATTTCTGCGCCCATGGTGAATGAGGTAGCGCTGACACTACTGCTTGGCCTGTTCGGCTGGAAAGTTGCCTTGCTGTACCTCAGCTTGGGGTTGTTTATTGCGATTGTTGCTGGCTGGGTCATTGGGCGCCTGAAAATGGAGGCCTATTTGGAAGACTGGGTTCGTAATATGCCCAAGATCCAGGCAACCGCTGGAGACACGAGTATGCCGCTGTATGAGCGGATAAATGCCGGGTTCAGCAGCGTGCGTGAAATCGTCGGAAAAGTATGGCCATACATTCTTGCCGGTATTGCCATTGGCGCAGGCATTCACGGGTATGTGCCTGAGGATTTCATGGCCAGTTTCATGGGTAAAGAAGCATGGTGGTCAGTTCCGCTCGCGGTTCTTATAGGCATCCCCATGTATACCAATGCGGCAGGCATTATTCCCATTGTGCAGGCACTGCTCGCAAAGGGCGCGGCACTGGGCACTGTGCTGGCCTTCATGATGAGTGTCATCGCTCTATCCCTTCCTGAGATGGTGATCTTGCGCAAGGTGCTGAAAGTTCGCCTGATAGCCACCTTTATTGGGGTCGTAGCCGTCGGCATTCTGATCGTTGGTTACGTCTTCAACTTCACTTTGTAA
- a CDS encoding ArsO family NAD(P)H-dependent flavin-containing monooxygenase: MTHSLSGQLDVVIIGGGQSALAVAYFLRRTQLSFVILDAEEEPGGAWRHGWNSLRLFSPATWSSIPGWMMPPTQEGYPSRNHVIGYLNQYEQRYQFPVERPVRVTSVEHMASGLRVRSDDRHWDARVVVSATGTWSNPYIPHYSGADLFAGRQLHSAHYVDAQPFEGKKVLVVGGGNSGAQILAEVSKVAETTWVTPVEPLFLPDEVDGRVLFERATERWKAQLEGRVIEQPVGGLGDIVMVPPVVEARERDALKSVRPFERFTRNGLIWLDSSESAVDVVIWCTGFRPALQHLDTLGVINTEGRVEVEGTHSTQEPRLWLVGYGEWTGAASATLIGVTRTARSTVNEIAAFLAEQSVA; encoded by the coding sequence ATGACTCATTCGCTCAGTGGCCAGCTAGACGTAGTCATTATCGGTGGGGGCCAGTCAGCCTTGGCGGTAGCGTATTTCCTACGCCGAACTCAACTTTCATTCGTTATCCTCGATGCGGAGGAAGAACCCGGTGGTGCCTGGCGACACGGCTGGAATTCGCTACGTCTATTCTCCCCGGCGACTTGGAGTTCGATCCCTGGCTGGATGATGCCCCCCACGCAAGAGGGTTACCCTTCGCGCAACCATGTGATCGGTTATCTCAACCAGTACGAGCAGCGCTATCAATTTCCTGTCGAGCGCCCGGTTCGGGTCACTTCTGTGGAGCATATGGCGTCTGGTTTACGGGTTCGTTCTGACGACAGGCATTGGGATGCCAGGGTTGTGGTCAGCGCTACAGGCACCTGGAGCAATCCCTACATCCCTCACTACTCAGGTGCCGATTTATTCGCCGGTCGGCAGTTGCACTCCGCGCACTATGTCGACGCCCAACCGTTCGAGGGCAAGAAGGTGTTGGTGGTGGGTGGCGGTAATTCAGGGGCACAGATTTTGGCCGAGGTTTCCAAGGTCGCCGAGACCACCTGGGTGACCCCCGTCGAACCATTGTTTTTACCGGACGAAGTGGATGGGCGGGTACTGTTCGAGCGCGCAACCGAGCGCTGGAAAGCCCAACTGGAGGGGCGCGTCATTGAGCAGCCTGTTGGTGGACTGGGTGACATTGTCATGGTGCCGCCAGTTGTCGAAGCCCGTGAGCGCGACGCCCTCAAGTCTGTACGCCCTTTTGAACGTTTCACTCGCAACGGCTTGATTTGGCTCGACAGTTCCGAATCTGCGGTGGATGTGGTGATTTGGTGCACCGGATTCAGACCAGCCCTACAGCATCTGGATACGCTAGGGGTGATCAATACCGAGGGCCGCGTTGAAGTCGAAGGTACCCACTCGACCCAAGAACCAAGGCTATGGCTGGTAGGCTATGGCGAGTGGACAGGTGCAGCTTCTGCCACCTTGATCGGCGTAACACGCACAGCACGCAGCACAGTCAATGAGATCGCAGCCTTTCTCGCCGAGCAGTCCGTTGCCTAG
- a CDS encoding Crp/Fnr family transcriptional regulator → MKKVNDALDWPALIAAQPSVALIPETLRVSAKQVDTDTRETLFLIGDPIRHVYLVISGDARLVRLGRNGLEVVLQRSCGGFIAEASLDSRAYHCDAIATESTTLLLFPVVAFRAALEDVPAFRKAWQSELTKEIQKLRAQCERLCLHSATDRITHYIETEGSDGVVTLSQSRKSWAKDLGLTHEALYRALRRMQNEGRLKVEGNHLTIKP, encoded by the coding sequence ATGAAGAAAGTAAATGACGCATTGGACTGGCCGGCTTTGATCGCCGCCCAACCATCAGTTGCTCTCATCCCAGAGACACTGCGTGTGTCGGCCAAGCAGGTGGATACCGATACTCGCGAGACGCTTTTTCTGATTGGAGATCCGATTCGTCATGTTTATCTTGTGATCTCTGGCGATGCACGCCTGGTTCGACTAGGCCGCAATGGCCTCGAAGTGGTCTTGCAACGCTCATGCGGAGGCTTCATTGCGGAGGCCAGTCTCGACAGCCGCGCTTACCACTGTGACGCTATAGCTACCGAGTCCACCACTTTGCTGCTGTTTCCAGTCGTAGCGTTTCGCGCGGCCTTGGAAGATGTGCCTGCATTTCGCAAAGCCTGGCAGTCAGAACTAACCAAGGAAATCCAAAAGCTACGCGCTCAATGCGAAAGGCTGTGCCTGCATAGCGCGACTGACCGTATCACCCATTACATTGAAACCGAAGGTTCCGACGGCGTCGTGACGCTCAGTCAGTCGCGCAAGTCTTGGGCAAAAGATCTGGGCTTGACTCACGAAGCTCTATATAGGGCGTTGAGACGCATGCAGAACGAAGGTCGTCTTAAAGTCGAAGGCAATCATTTGACTATCAAACCTTGA
- a CDS encoding aspartate carbamoyltransferase, whose protein sequence is MRKIAITLGVIVAFAGSAFAQTMDHSKMNQAAHMTTIADAQREAEVSQRGEEVMPFSLAATTHIFTKNAEGGMQQVVVKKSTDADQVKLVREHLQEIRKQFLNGDFSGPSRIHGDDMPGLADLKTAKPGQISIVYQDVEGGAELIYNTSDASLVTALHKWFDAQLSDHGKDAMEGHSK, encoded by the coding sequence ATGCGCAAAATCGCTATTACTTTGGGCGTCATCGTTGCTTTCGCCGGAAGCGCTTTTGCCCAAACTATGGATCACTCTAAAATGAACCAAGCCGCTCATATGACGACGATAGCCGACGCGCAGCGCGAAGCAGAAGTATCCCAACGCGGCGAAGAGGTAATGCCATTTAGCCTAGCAGCAACGACCCACATTTTTACGAAAAACGCCGAAGGCGGGATGCAGCAGGTTGTGGTCAAGAAATCCACTGACGCCGACCAAGTGAAGTTAGTTCGCGAGCACCTGCAAGAGATCCGCAAGCAGTTTCTGAATGGCGACTTCTCAGGCCCTTCCCGCATCCATGGCGACGACATGCCAGGTCTCGCCGATCTAAAAACCGCCAAACCAGGACAAATCTCTATCGTTTACCAGGATGTTGAGGGCGGCGCAGAGCTGATCTACAACACGTCGGATGCCAGCTTGGTGACGGCCTTGCACAAGTGGTTTGACGCCCAACTCTCCGACCATGGTAAGGATGCTATGGAAGGGCATTCCAAGTAG
- the chrA gene encoding chromate efflux transporter — protein MNINSKGDRRPFFIFLIFLRLGLTSFGGPIAHLGYFRDEFVTRRQWLTERSYADLVALCQFLPGPASSQVGMALGLSRSGYSGALAAWAGFTLPSAILLILFALGISNYGDIIAPGVLHGLKVVAVAVVAQAVWGMARNLCPDALRITIMAITTCVVLLVPSAWGQIGSIAIAAFAGLLLFKPARAAEHDPLPIKVGYRAGLFWLSLFFALLVGLPIMSQMLLNQTLSMVDAFYRAGSLVFGGGHVVLPLLQAEVVPSGWVSNETFLAGYGATQAVPGPLLTFSAFLGASMSAEPSGWVGGLICLLAIFLPSFLLIVGTLPFWEQLRRSVHIQAALLGINASVVGLLLAALYQPVWTSAILKPQDFGLALVCLIGLMFWKQPPWLVVIGGGAAGWLLSVVL, from the coding sequence ATGAACATAAACAGCAAGGGTGACCGTCGACCGTTTTTTATATTCCTCATCTTTTTGCGCCTGGGACTGACTTCATTTGGCGGCCCCATCGCACACTTGGGGTATTTCCGCGATGAGTTCGTCACGCGCCGGCAATGGCTCACTGAGCGTAGCTATGCTGACTTGGTTGCGCTTTGCCAGTTCTTGCCGGGCCCCGCGAGTAGTCAGGTTGGTATGGCGCTGGGACTCTCTCGTTCGGGCTACTCTGGGGCGCTGGCCGCCTGGGCGGGTTTCACGTTGCCCTCGGCCATCCTTCTGATCCTGTTTGCGTTAGGTATTTCCAACTATGGCGATATCATCGCGCCTGGCGTACTGCACGGCCTGAAAGTCGTGGCCGTTGCGGTGGTCGCTCAAGCCGTATGGGGAATGGCACGGAATCTATGCCCAGATGCGTTGCGTATCACGATCATGGCGATTACGACGTGTGTGGTGCTGTTGGTTCCGTCTGCATGGGGGCAGATCGGCTCAATTGCTATAGCTGCTTTTGCCGGCTTGCTTTTATTCAAACCAGCTCGCGCCGCCGAACATGATCCACTGCCCATAAAGGTCGGTTACCGAGCAGGTTTGTTCTGGTTATCACTGTTTTTCGCTTTGCTGGTCGGCTTACCGATAATGAGCCAGATGCTACTCAATCAGACGCTCTCCATGGTAGATGCATTTTATCGCGCCGGGTCTCTGGTATTTGGTGGAGGTCATGTGGTGTTGCCATTGTTGCAGGCAGAAGTAGTGCCCTCAGGCTGGGTCAGCAATGAAACCTTTCTTGCCGGGTATGGTGCGACACAGGCTGTTCCTGGGCCGCTTTTGACGTTCTCTGCATTTCTTGGTGCTTCGATGAGCGCCGAGCCCTCTGGCTGGGTCGGCGGGTTGATTTGTTTGCTAGCCATTTTTCTGCCGTCGTTTCTGTTGATCGTTGGTACCTTACCGTTTTGGGAGCAGCTGCGACGCAGCGTACACATCCAAGCTGCGTTGCTTGGGATCAATGCGTCGGTGGTTGGTTTGCTTCTGGCAGCGCTTTATCAGCCTGTATGGACGAGCGCGATCCTTAAGCCACAGGACTTCGGTTTGGCATTGGTGTGCCTAATCGGTCTGATGTTTTGGAAGCAACCGCCATGGTTAGTGGTGATCGGTGGTGGTGCAGCCGGATGGTTGCTGAGTGTCGTGCTTTGA